A genomic segment from Sulfuritalea hydrogenivorans sk43H encodes:
- a CDS encoding 3-hydroxyacyl-CoA dehydrogenase NAD-binding domain-containing protein: MSNFKHWRLEREADDSGVAWAILDTADSSTNTLGADVMAELGLILDECAKHPPKGLIFTSAKEAGFIAGANIEEFVASDTPEKALALVKRGWDLYNRLAAVSYPTLALVRGHCMGGGTELALACRYRIAVDEPGTRFALPEVMLGIVPGWGGMLRLPQIVGPAAAFDMMLTGKNIDAKRAKKMGLADECLPPRVMENAARMLVLSGKPMRQSQLLLMQRLMNGPLKGFVASGAKKQVAKRARREHYPAPYAIIDQWQNHGGNTLAVPAGAPISLDALVTHPTTRNLIRVFFLQDRLKGFGKLSGQTGKDFAPRHVHVVGAGVMGGDIAAWCALRGMTVTLQDQSVERIAPAVGRAAKFFEKKLRDRKLARFALDRLIADPRGDGVRQADVIIEAIFENLEAKQALFADIEARAKPEALLASNTSSLKLADIAAKFKDPSRLVGIHFFNPVAMMPLVEVVAGAGTAPEAAQKAAAFVRKIDKLPLPVKDAPGFLVNAVLAPYMNEAMKCVDEGIAPETIDAAMLAFGMPMGPIELADTVGLDVAVAAGRQLVGDANPPQKLVELVEGKKLGKKSGQGFYTWIDGKAQKSKVGAGDTANQALAQRLITPLLDATQRLVKDGVVADAELADAGVIFGTGFAPYTGGPMNYLQTHRA; this comes from the coding sequence ATGAGCAACTTCAAGCACTGGCGCCTCGAACGTGAAGCCGACGATTCAGGCGTAGCCTGGGCCATCCTCGACACCGCCGATTCCTCGACCAATACGCTGGGCGCCGACGTCATGGCCGAACTGGGCCTGATCCTCGACGAATGCGCGAAGCATCCGCCCAAGGGGCTGATCTTCACGTCGGCCAAGGAGGCCGGCTTCATCGCCGGCGCCAACATCGAGGAATTCGTTGCGTCCGATACCCCGGAGAAGGCGCTCGCCCTGGTCAAGCGCGGCTGGGACTTGTACAACCGACTCGCCGCCGTGAGCTATCCGACGCTGGCGCTGGTGCGCGGCCACTGCATGGGCGGCGGCACCGAACTGGCGCTGGCCTGCCGCTACCGCATCGCGGTCGATGAACCCGGCACCAGGTTCGCGCTGCCGGAAGTCATGCTCGGCATCGTGCCGGGCTGGGGCGGCATGTTGCGCCTGCCGCAAATCGTCGGCCCGGCGGCGGCCTTCGACATGATGCTGACCGGCAAGAACATTGATGCGAAGCGGGCGAAGAAAATGGGCCTGGCCGACGAATGCTTGCCGCCGCGCGTCATGGAAAATGCCGCGCGCATGCTGGTGCTGTCGGGCAAGCCGATGCGCCAGTCGCAACTGCTCTTGATGCAGAGACTGATGAACGGTCCGCTGAAAGGTTTCGTCGCCAGCGGCGCGAAGAAGCAGGTGGCGAAGCGCGCGCGACGGGAACACTACCCCGCGCCCTACGCGATCATCGACCAGTGGCAGAACCACGGCGGCAACACGCTGGCCGTGCCGGCCGGCGCGCCGATCTCGCTCGATGCGCTGGTGACGCACCCGACCACGCGCAACCTGATCCGCGTGTTCTTTTTGCAGGACCGGCTCAAGGGCTTCGGCAAGCTCAGTGGCCAAACCGGGAAGGATTTCGCTCCGCGCCATGTGCATGTGGTCGGCGCCGGCGTCATGGGCGGCGACATCGCGGCATGGTGCGCGCTGCGCGGCATGACGGTGACGCTGCAGGATCAGTCCGTGGAGCGCATCGCCCCGGCCGTCGGCCGCGCCGCGAAATTCTTCGAGAAGAAGCTGCGCGACAGGAAGCTGGCGCGCTTCGCGCTCGATCGCCTGATCGCCGATCCGCGGGGCGATGGCGTGCGCCAGGCCGATGTCATCATCGAGGCGATTTTCGAGAACCTCGAGGCCAAGCAGGCGCTGTTCGCCGACATCGAGGCGCGCGCCAAACCGGAGGCACTGCTGGCCTCCAACACCTCGTCGCTGAAGCTCGCCGACATCGCTGCGAAGTTCAAGGATCCTTCGCGCCTGGTCGGCATCCACTTCTTCAATCCGGTGGCGATGATGCCGCTGGTGGAAGTGGTGGCCGGCGCCGGCACCGCACCCGAAGCGGCGCAGAAGGCCGCCGCCTTCGTGCGCAAGATCGACAAGCTGCCGCTGCCGGTGAAGGACGCGCCGGGCTTTTTGGTCAATGCCGTGCTCGCACCCTATATGAACGAAGCCATGAAGTGCGTGGACGAAGGCATCGCACCCGAAACCATCGACGCGGCCATGCTGGCCTTCGGCATGCCGATGGGACCGATCGAACTGGCCGACACGGTCGGCCTCGACGTTGCCGTCGCGGCGGGCCGGCAGCTGGTCGGTGACGCGAATCCGCCGCAAAAGCTGGTGGAACTGGTGGAGGGCAAGAAGCTCGGCAAGAAGTCCGGCCAAGGCTTCTACACCTGGATCGATGGCAAGGCGCAGAAATCGAAAGTCGGCGCTGGCGATACGGCGAATCAGGCGCTGGCGCAGCGCCTGATCACGCCCCTGCTTGACGCCACGCAAAGGCTGGTGAAGGACGGCGTGGTCGCCGATGCCGAACTCGCCGATGCCGGCGTGATCTTCGGCACCGGCTTTGCGCCCTATACGGGCGGCCCGATGAACTACCTGCAGACGCACCGCGCTTGA
- a CDS encoding methylated-DNA--[protein]-cysteine S-methyltransferase, whose amino-acid sequence MPDPLLDTLPADGEWRRQYDAVARAIAFIRANAARQPELAEIAAAAHLSEFHLQRVFSAWAGLSPKRFLQYLTKEHAREALRASAGVLDAALDAGLSGPGRLHDLMVSCEALTPGEIRAQGAGVELRHGHAATPLGDALFGWTARGVCHLAFCDDDRQARLAVLRKDWPAATFRRDEEGARALAARVFPGTPARGKLHLLLRGTNFQIKVWEALLKIPPATLLSYGQLAAHLGMPRAARAVGSAVAANSIGYLIPCHRVIRDDGSNSNYRWGVERKLALRAWELGRLPDAAG is encoded by the coding sequence ATGCCTGATCCACTGCTCGACACCTTGCCCGCGGATGGCGAATGGCGGCGGCAATACGACGCGGTGGCGCGGGCCATCGCCTTCATCCGCGCCAACGCCGCGCGGCAACCGGAACTGGCCGAAATCGCGGCCGCCGCGCACTTGAGCGAATTCCATTTGCAGCGCGTTTTCTCGGCCTGGGCCGGGCTGTCGCCCAAACGTTTCCTGCAATACCTGACCAAGGAACATGCGCGCGAAGCCCTGCGCGCCTCGGCCGGCGTGCTCGATGCGGCGCTGGACGCCGGCCTCTCCGGCCCCGGACGCCTGCACGACCTGATGGTGAGCTGCGAAGCGCTGACGCCGGGCGAGATCCGCGCGCAAGGCGCCGGCGTCGAACTGCGCCACGGCCACGCCGCCACGCCGCTGGGCGACGCGCTGTTCGGCTGGACAGCGCGGGGCGTTTGCCATCTCGCCTTTTGCGACGACGACCGCCAGGCCAGGCTCGCCGTTTTGCGCAAGGATTGGCCGGCCGCCACATTCCGCCGCGACGAGGAGGGCGCCCGGGCATTGGCCGCGCGCGTTTTTCCGGGCACGCCAGCGCGGGGAAAACTGCACCTGCTGCTGCGCGGCACCAACTTCCAGATCAAGGTCTGGGAAGCCCTGCTGAAAATTCCGCCGGCGACGCTGCTGTCCTATGGCCAGCTCGCCGCCCATCTGGGCATGCCGCGCGCCGCGCGCGCCGTGGGTTCGGCGGTCGCCGCCAACAGCATTGGCTACCTGATCCCCTGCCACCGCGTGATCCGCGATGACGGCAGCAACAGCAACTACCGCTGGGGCGTCGAGCGCAAGCTGGCGCTGCGCGCCTGGGAGCTGGGACGCTTACCTGACGCCGCTGGTTGA
- a CDS encoding putative toxin-antitoxin system toxin component, PIN family, whose protein sequence is MAALRVVLDTNVLLSGIAYPASVPGKILAAWRHGSVEVLLCVYILDELRRVLPRLRQRHGLTSAEIEDLVDILSIQAEIVEPMDGDEPELRDAADQPVLGALLAARKGGGADYLITGDKDLLALADRYSIISPARFWTAHGGL, encoded by the coding sequence GTGGCGGCGTTGCGCGTGGTGCTCGACACCAATGTCCTGTTGTCCGGTATTGCCTATCCCGCCAGCGTGCCGGGGAAGATACTGGCTGCCTGGCGCCATGGTTCGGTCGAGGTGTTGCTCTGCGTGTACATCCTCGACGAATTGCGCCGGGTATTGCCGCGTTTGCGCCAGCGCCACGGCCTGACTTCGGCGGAGATCGAGGACCTGGTCGACATCCTGTCAATCCAGGCCGAAATCGTCGAGCCGATGGATGGCGACGAACCGGAATTGCGCGATGCAGCCGACCAGCCCGTGCTCGGTGCCCTGCTTGCGGCAAGAAAAGGCGGCGGCGCGGATTATCTGATTACCGGTGACAAGGACTTGCTGGCGCTGGCTGATCGATATTCCATCATCAGTCCGGCCCGGTTCTGGACTGCGCATGGTGGACTGTGA
- a CDS encoding DMT family transporter → MTTASPTNLFRLLLLSAIWGASFLFIRIGAPALGPVALMEARVLLAAVFLAAVALLLRRPLAWRAHRRHYLFIGLFNSALPFLLFGYAALTLSAGMLSILNATSPLWAALIAAVWRRAPLDRRALAGLALGVAGVALLVGFDRIALKPGAGFAIAASLAAALCYAVASNYTKSARTVEPFANAHGSMWAASLLMAPALLAFPPAAPPTADIIAIVGALGVVCSGVAYLLYFRLIDDIGAAPALTVTFLIPLFGTFFGWLFLDEPVGWHTLAGGAVVIAGTALVTGFSPRLLVPRKAAAHA, encoded by the coding sequence ATGACCACCGCCAGCCCCACCAACCTCTTCCGCCTGTTGCTGCTCTCCGCCATCTGGGGCGCCTCCTTCCTGTTCATCCGCATCGGCGCACCGGCGCTCGGCCCCGTCGCGCTGATGGAGGCGCGCGTGCTGCTCGCGGCGGTGTTCCTCGCCGCCGTCGCGCTGCTGCTGCGCCGGCCGCTGGCCTGGCGCGCGCATCGGCGCCACTACCTGTTCATCGGCTTGTTCAATTCCGCCCTGCCCTTCCTGCTCTTCGGCTACGCGGCGCTCACCCTATCCGCCGGAATGCTGTCCATCCTCAACGCCACCTCGCCGCTGTGGGCCGCGTTGATCGCCGCCGTCTGGCGACGCGCGCCGCTGGACCGCCGCGCGCTTGCCGGCCTGGCGTTGGGCGTAGCCGGCGTCGCCCTGCTGGTCGGCTTCGACCGCATCGCCCTGAAACCCGGCGCGGGATTCGCCATCGCCGCCTCGCTGGCGGCGGCGCTTTGCTATGCCGTGGCGAGCAATTACACGAAGTCCGCAAGGACCGTCGAACCCTTCGCCAACGCCCACGGCAGCATGTGGGCCGCCAGCCTGCTGATGGCACCGGCGCTGCTGGCCTTTCCACCGGCCGCGCCGCCGACGGCGGACATCATCGCCATTGTCGGAGCCCTCGGCGTGGTCTGCAGCGGCGTCGCCTACCTGCTCTACTTCCGCCTCATCGACGACATCGGCGCCGCGCCGGCCCTGACCGTGACCTTCCTGATTCCGCTGTTCGGCACCTTCTTCGGCTGGCTCTTCCTCGATGAGCCGGTCGGCTGGCACACGCTGGCCGGGGGCGCCGTGGTGATCGCGGGAACCGCGCTGGTCACCGGTTTTTCGCCGCGCCTGCTGGTTCCGCGCAAGGCGGCCGCCCATGCCTGA
- a CDS encoding DUF1318 domain-containing protein translates to MSGPINAAVTHVLRRLLGAGAAALLLSACGNIEVYTGAGGTKVEAQKVAALVYAQAPDTEIDRLPYSGGDLTRAIKRLRDRYPQLKPWLDAGVIGNTASGFVALRDTTRREQVRDLLRAENRDRALLLNQASIAVGHGGEDLDIWLPYASHTFGTEWIKQGRPGWWWLNEKRQWMQK, encoded by the coding sequence ATGTCCGGACCGATCAATGCTGCTGTTACTCATGTTCTGCGCCGCCTGCTGGGAGCCGGCGCCGCCGCGCTGCTGCTGAGCGCCTGCGGCAACATCGAGGTCTATACCGGCGCCGGCGGCACAAAAGTCGAGGCGCAGAAGGTCGCGGCCCTGGTCTACGCCCAGGCGCCGGACACTGAAATCGACAGGCTGCCCTACTCCGGCGGCGACCTCACTCGCGCCATCAAGCGCCTGCGCGACCGCTATCCGCAACTGAAGCCCTGGCTGGACGCAGGCGTCATCGGCAACACCGCGAGCGGCTTCGTCGCCCTGCGCGACACAACCCGGCGCGAACAGGTGCGCGACCTGCTGCGCGCCGAAAACCGCGACCGGGCGCTGCTGCTCAATCAGGCGTCGATCGCCGTGGGCCACGGCGGCGAGGATCTGGACATCTGGCTGCCCTACGCCTCGCATACCTTCGGCACGGAATGGATCAAGCAAGGGCGGCCGGGCTGGTGGTGGCTGAACGAAAAGCGGCAGTGGATGCAAAAGTAG
- a CDS encoding type II toxin-antitoxin system Phd/YefM family antitoxin yields the protein MITETNAVSFRQNLGEMLNQVQFRHDSVVINKDGKPVAALVDARLFERIRRMQGRFDALCQRIEAGYAGVPEADGLAEIDAMVGKERARARRAAGKA from the coding sequence ATGATTACCGAAACCAATGCCGTCAGCTTCCGCCAGAACCTCGGCGAAATGCTCAATCAGGTCCAGTTTCGCCATGACAGCGTGGTGATCAACAAGGACGGCAAGCCCGTCGCGGCACTGGTCGATGCCCGCCTGTTCGAGCGCATCCGCCGCATGCAGGGCCGCTTCGACGCGCTCTGTCAACGCATCGAGGCGGGATATGCGGGTGTGCCTGAAGCGGACGGGCTTGCCGAAATCGACGCGATGGTGGGCAAGGAGCGGGCGCGGGCGCGCCGGGCGGCTGGCAAGGCTTGA
- a CDS encoding acyl-CoA thioesterase, which translates to MGHEGVKISGREPVLRVMPMPADMNGNGDIFGGWVMAQCDIAAAIPAMRRARGRIATVAVNSFLFKQPISVGDIVSFYAEIVKVGRTSISVDVQVFAERNPSHPVVVKVTEAQFTYVAINDDGSKREVPAP; encoded by the coding sequence ATGGGCCACGAAGGAGTGAAGATTTCCGGGCGCGAGCCCGTGCTGCGGGTGATGCCGATGCCGGCCGACATGAACGGCAACGGCGACATTTTCGGCGGCTGGGTCATGGCGCAATGCGACATCGCCGCCGCGATTCCGGCCATGCGCCGCGCGCGCGGCCGCATCGCCACCGTGGCGGTGAACTCCTTCCTGTTCAAGCAGCCGATCTCGGTCGGCGATATCGTCAGTTTCTACGCCGAGATCGTCAAGGTCGGCCGGACCTCGATTAGCGTCGATGTGCAGGTGTTTGCCGAGCGCAACCCGAGCCATCCGGTGGTGGTCAAGGTGACCGAAGCGCAATTCACCTATGTGGCGATCAACGACGACGGCAGCAAGCGCGAAGTGCCTGCGCCTTAA